The following proteins are co-located in the Solea senegalensis isolate Sse05_10M linkage group LG12, IFAPA_SoseM_1, whole genome shotgun sequence genome:
- the arr3b gene encoding arrestin 3b, retinal (X-arrestin) isoform X3 encodes MSKVFKKTSGNGHIALYLGKRDFVDNVDSVEIVDGVVKVDPSGLNGRKVFVYLACAFRYGSEDLDVIGLSFRRDIWIQRVQVYPPTGGNATKSPMQESLMKKVGEQGCAFSFQMPPNLPCSVALQPGPNDSGKACGVDFEVKAYIANAADSADEVIEKKDTCRLMIRKIQFAPPNDKPGPKAEITKQFMMTDKPVHLEASLQKEVYYHGDPITVNVKINNETAKVVKKIKIFVEQLTNVALYSSDTYTKAVCTEEFGETINANSTFEKSFQLKPLLSNNNEKRGIAVDGRLKDEDTHLASTTLSQGDKEMQGILISYKVKVNLIVSGGGLLGGLTASDVTVELPLTLMSPKPAEVKLD; translated from the exons ATGTCGAA GGTATTTAAGAAGACCAGCGGCAACGGACAT ATTGCTCTGTACTTGGGAAAGAGGGACTTTGTAGACAATGTGGATTCAGTGGAAATAGTTG ATGGGGTAGTAAAAGTGGACCCATCTGGTCTTAATGGCAGAAAAg TATTTGTCTACCTTGCATGCGCCTTCCGCTATGGAAGTGAAGACCTGGACGTCATTGGGCTGTCCTTCAGGAGAGACATCTGGATACAACGTGTTCAGGTGTATCCACCTACAGGTGGAAATGCAACAAAATCACCAATGCAGGAATCCCTCATGAAGAAAGTTGGAGAGCAAGGATGTGCCTTTTCATTCCAA ATGCCACCAAATCTCCCGTGCTCAGTTGCCCTGCAGCCTGGACCAAATGATTCTGGCAAG GCCTGTGGAGTGGACTTTGAGGTTAAAGCATACATCGCCAACGCTGCTGACAGTGCAGATGAAGTCATTGAAAAGAA GGACACATGTCGTCTGATGATTCGTAAAATACAGTTTGCACCACCTAACGACAAGCCCGGGCCCAAGGCTGAGATAACCAAACAGTTCATGATGACTGACAAACCGGTTCACTTGGAGGCCTCCCTCCAAAAAGAG GTTTACTACCATGGTGACCCAATCACTGTCAATGTAAAAATCAACAATGAAACCGCTAAGGTTGTAAAGAAAATCAAAATCTTCG tcgAGCAGCTAACAAATGTGGCCCTCTACTCATCCGACACTTACACCAAAGCAGTGTGCACCGAGGAATTTGG GGAGACAATCAATGCCAACTCAACATTTGAGAAGTCCTTCCAACTTAAACCCTTGCTGTCCAACAACAATGAGAAGCGGGGTATTGCAGTGGACGGACGGCTAAAGGATGAAGACACTCACCTCGCTTCCACAACTCT GAGTCAAGGAGATAAGGAGATGCAGGGAATCCTTATCTCCTATAAAGTCAAGGTCAATCTAATAGTGTCTGGTGGAGG TCTGTTGGGAGGCCTAACAGCAAG tgatgtcactgtggaGCTTCCTCTGACACTGATGTCCCCAAAACCGGCAG AAGT CAAATTGGATTAA
- the arr3b gene encoding arrestin 3b, retinal (X-arrestin) isoform X2 has protein sequence MSKVFKKTSGNGHIALYLGKRDFVDNVDSVEIVDGVVKVDPSGLNGRKVFVYLACAFRYGSEDLDVIGLSFRRDIWIQRVQVYPPTGGNATKSPMQESLMKKVGEQGCAFSFQMPPNLPCSVALQPGPNDSGKACGVDFEVKAYIANAADSADEVIEKKDTCRLMIRKIQFAPPNDKPGPKAEITKQFMMTDKPVHLEASLQKEVYYHGDPITVNVKINNETAKVVKKIKIFVEQLTNVALYSSDTYTKAVCTEEFGETINANSTFEKSFQLKPLLSNNNEKRGIAVDGRLKDEDTHLASTTLSQGDKEMQGILISYKVKVNLIVSGGGLLGGLTASDVTVELPLTLMSPKPAEVADVQTEFTEG, from the exons ATGTCGAA GGTATTTAAGAAGACCAGCGGCAACGGACAT ATTGCTCTGTACTTGGGAAAGAGGGACTTTGTAGACAATGTGGATTCAGTGGAAATAGTTG ATGGGGTAGTAAAAGTGGACCCATCTGGTCTTAATGGCAGAAAAg TATTTGTCTACCTTGCATGCGCCTTCCGCTATGGAAGTGAAGACCTGGACGTCATTGGGCTGTCCTTCAGGAGAGACATCTGGATACAACGTGTTCAGGTGTATCCACCTACAGGTGGAAATGCAACAAAATCACCAATGCAGGAATCCCTCATGAAGAAAGTTGGAGAGCAAGGATGTGCCTTTTCATTCCAA ATGCCACCAAATCTCCCGTGCTCAGTTGCCCTGCAGCCTGGACCAAATGATTCTGGCAAG GCCTGTGGAGTGGACTTTGAGGTTAAAGCATACATCGCCAACGCTGCTGACAGTGCAGATGAAGTCATTGAAAAGAA GGACACATGTCGTCTGATGATTCGTAAAATACAGTTTGCACCACCTAACGACAAGCCCGGGCCCAAGGCTGAGATAACCAAACAGTTCATGATGACTGACAAACCGGTTCACTTGGAGGCCTCCCTCCAAAAAGAG GTTTACTACCATGGTGACCCAATCACTGTCAATGTAAAAATCAACAATGAAACCGCTAAGGTTGTAAAGAAAATCAAAATCTTCG tcgAGCAGCTAACAAATGTGGCCCTCTACTCATCCGACACTTACACCAAAGCAGTGTGCACCGAGGAATTTGG GGAGACAATCAATGCCAACTCAACATTTGAGAAGTCCTTCCAACTTAAACCCTTGCTGTCCAACAACAATGAGAAGCGGGGTATTGCAGTGGACGGACGGCTAAAGGATGAAGACACTCACCTCGCTTCCACAACTCT GAGTCAAGGAGATAAGGAGATGCAGGGAATCCTTATCTCCTATAAAGTCAAGGTCAATCTAATAGTGTCTGGTGGAGG TCTGTTGGGAGGCCTAACAGCAAG tgatgtcactgtggaGCTTCCTCTGACACTGATGTCCCCAAAACCGGCAG AAGT GGCCGACGTCCAGACGGAGTTCACGGAGGGATGA
- the arr3b gene encoding arrestin 3b, retinal (X-arrestin) isoform X1, whose product MSKVFKKTSGNGHIALYLGKRDFVDNVDSVEIVDGVVKVDPSGLNGRKVFVYLACAFRYGSEDLDVIGLSFRRDIWIQRVQVYPPTGGNATKSPMQESLMKKVGEQGCAFSFQMPPNLPCSVALQPGPNDSGKACGVDFEVKAYIANAADSADEVIEKKDTCRLMIRKIQFAPPNDKPGPKAEITKQFMMTDKPVHLEASLQKEVYYHGDPITVNVKINNETAKVVKKIKIFVEQLTNVALYSSDTYTKAVCTEEFGETINANSTFEKSFQLKPLLSNNNEKRGIAVDGRLKDEDTHLASTTLSQGDKEMQGILISYKVKVNLIVSGGGLLGGLTASDVTVELPLTLMSPKPAGPTSRRSSRRDEMTRKGGSLI is encoded by the exons ATGTCGAA GGTATTTAAGAAGACCAGCGGCAACGGACAT ATTGCTCTGTACTTGGGAAAGAGGGACTTTGTAGACAATGTGGATTCAGTGGAAATAGTTG ATGGGGTAGTAAAAGTGGACCCATCTGGTCTTAATGGCAGAAAAg TATTTGTCTACCTTGCATGCGCCTTCCGCTATGGAAGTGAAGACCTGGACGTCATTGGGCTGTCCTTCAGGAGAGACATCTGGATACAACGTGTTCAGGTGTATCCACCTACAGGTGGAAATGCAACAAAATCACCAATGCAGGAATCCCTCATGAAGAAAGTTGGAGAGCAAGGATGTGCCTTTTCATTCCAA ATGCCACCAAATCTCCCGTGCTCAGTTGCCCTGCAGCCTGGACCAAATGATTCTGGCAAG GCCTGTGGAGTGGACTTTGAGGTTAAAGCATACATCGCCAACGCTGCTGACAGTGCAGATGAAGTCATTGAAAAGAA GGACACATGTCGTCTGATGATTCGTAAAATACAGTTTGCACCACCTAACGACAAGCCCGGGCCCAAGGCTGAGATAACCAAACAGTTCATGATGACTGACAAACCGGTTCACTTGGAGGCCTCCCTCCAAAAAGAG GTTTACTACCATGGTGACCCAATCACTGTCAATGTAAAAATCAACAATGAAACCGCTAAGGTTGTAAAGAAAATCAAAATCTTCG tcgAGCAGCTAACAAATGTGGCCCTCTACTCATCCGACACTTACACCAAAGCAGTGTGCACCGAGGAATTTGG GGAGACAATCAATGCCAACTCAACATTTGAGAAGTCCTTCCAACTTAAACCCTTGCTGTCCAACAACAATGAGAAGCGGGGTATTGCAGTGGACGGACGGCTAAAGGATGAAGACACTCACCTCGCTTCCACAACTCT GAGTCAAGGAGATAAGGAGATGCAGGGAATCCTTATCTCCTATAAAGTCAAGGTCAATCTAATAGTGTCTGGTGGAGG TCTGTTGGGAGGCCTAACAGCAAG tgatgtcactgtggaGCTTCCTCTGACACTGATGTCCCCAAAACCGGCAG GGCCGACGTCCAGACGGAGTTCACGGAGGGATGAGATGACCAGAAAAGGAGGATCGCTCATCTGA
- the rab41 gene encoding ras-related protein Rab-41 isoform X2: MSTTTGGGEFGNPLRKFKLVFLGEQSVGKTSLITRFMYDSFDNTYQATIGIDFLSKTMYLEDRTVRLQLWDTAGQERFRSLIPSYIRDSTIAVVVYDITNLNSFQQTSKWIDDVRTERGSDVIIMLVGNKTDLADKRQITTEEGEQRAKELNVMFIETSAKTGYNVKQLFRRVAAALPGMDSTPEKSKEDMIDIKLEKQPEMTVTESSCSC; this comes from the exons atgtcaaccACGACTGGCGGTGGGGAGTTTGGCAACCCTCTACGAAAATTCAAGCTCGTCTTTCTGGGCGAACAGAGTG ttgGAAAGACCTCACTCATCACAAGGTTTATGTATGACAGTTTCGACAATACTTATCAG GCAACAATTGGcattgactttttgtcaaaaacCATGTACCTAGAAGACCGCACG GTCCGGCTCCAGCTCTGGGACACTGCTGGACAGGAGCGTTTCCGTAGCCTAATTCCCAGCTACATCCGTGATTCTACCATTGCTGTGGTTGTTTATGACATCACCA ATCTTAATTCATTCCAGCAAACCTCAAAGTGGATTGATGATGTtagaacagagagaggaagtgatgtcattATCATGCTTGTTGGGAACAAAACAGACTTGGCGGATAAAAG ACAGATCACCACGGAGGAGGGCGAGCAGAGAGCTAAGGAACTGAATGTCATGTTCATTGAAACCAGCGCAAAGACTGGCTACAATGTCAAACAG CTGTTCCGTCGTGTCGCAGCTGCATTGCCGGGGATGGATAGCACACCagagaaaagcaaagaggaca TGATCGACATCAAACTGGAGAAACAGCCAGAAATGACTGTCACCGAGAGCAGCTGCTCGTGCTAG
- the rab41 gene encoding ras-related protein Rab-41 isoform X5, with translation MSTTTGGGEFGNPLRKFKLVFLGEQSVGKTSLITRFMYDSFDNTYQATIGIDFLSKTMYLEDRTVRLQLWDTAGQERFRSLIPSYIRDSTIAVVVYDITNLNSFQQTSKWIDDVRTERGSDVIIMLVGNKTDLADKRQVSVEAAERKARELNVMYIETSAKAGYNVKQTDHHGGGRAES, from the exons atgtcaaccACGACTGGCGGTGGGGAGTTTGGCAACCCTCTACGAAAATTCAAGCTCGTCTTTCTGGGCGAACAGAGTG ttgGAAAGACCTCACTCATCACAAGGTTTATGTATGACAGTTTCGACAATACTTATCAG GCAACAATTGGcattgactttttgtcaaaaacCATGTACCTAGAAGACCGCACG GTCCGGCTCCAGCTCTGGGACACTGCTGGACAGGAGCGTTTCCGTAGCCTAATTCCCAGCTACATCCGTGATTCTACCATTGCTGTGGTTGTTTATGACATCACCA ATCTTAATTCATTCCAGCAAACCTCAAAGTGGATTGATGATGTtagaacagagagaggaagtgatgtcattATCATGCTTGTTGGGAACAAAACAGACTTGGCGGATAAAAG GCAAGTTTCTGTTGAGGCGGCAGAGAGGAAAGCTCGTGAGCTCAATGTGATGTACATAGAGACCAGTGCCAAGGCTGGCTATAACGTCAAACAG ACAGATCACCACGGAGGAGGGCGAGCAGAGAGCTAA
- the rab41 gene encoding ras-related protein Rab-41 isoform X1 produces the protein MSTTTGGGEFGNPLRKFKLVFLGEQSVGKTSLITRFMYDSFDNTYQATIGIDFLSKTMYLEDRTVRLQLWDTAGQERFRSLIPSYIRDSTIAVVVYDITNLNSFQQTSKWIDDVRTERGSDVIIMLVGNKTDLADKRQVSVEAAERKARELNVMYIETSAKAGYNVKQLFRRVAAALPGMDSTPEKSKEDMIDIKLEKQPEMTVTESSCSC, from the exons atgtcaaccACGACTGGCGGTGGGGAGTTTGGCAACCCTCTACGAAAATTCAAGCTCGTCTTTCTGGGCGAACAGAGTG ttgGAAAGACCTCACTCATCACAAGGTTTATGTATGACAGTTTCGACAATACTTATCAG GCAACAATTGGcattgactttttgtcaaaaacCATGTACCTAGAAGACCGCACG GTCCGGCTCCAGCTCTGGGACACTGCTGGACAGGAGCGTTTCCGTAGCCTAATTCCCAGCTACATCCGTGATTCTACCATTGCTGTGGTTGTTTATGACATCACCA ATCTTAATTCATTCCAGCAAACCTCAAAGTGGATTGATGATGTtagaacagagagaggaagtgatgtcattATCATGCTTGTTGGGAACAAAACAGACTTGGCGGATAAAAG GCAAGTTTCTGTTGAGGCGGCAGAGAGGAAAGCTCGTGAGCTCAATGTGATGTACATAGAGACCAGTGCCAAGGCTGGCTATAACGTCAAACAG CTGTTCCGTCGTGTCGCAGCTGCATTGCCGGGGATGGATAGCACACCagagaaaagcaaagaggaca TGATCGACATCAAACTGGAGAAACAGCCAGAAATGACTGTCACCGAGAGCAGCTGCTCGTGCTAG
- the rab41 gene encoding ras-related protein Rab-41 isoform X4 — MSTTTGGGEFGNPLRKFKLVFLGEQSVGKTSLITRFMYDSFDNTYQATIGIDFLSKTMYLEDRTIRLQLWDTAGQERFRSLIPSYIRDSAAAVVVYDIANLNSFQQTSKWIDDVRTERGSDVIIMLVGNKTDLADKRQITTEEGEQRAKELNVMFIETSAKTGYNVKQLFRRVAAALPGMDSTPEKSKEDMIDIKLEKQPEMTVTESSCSC; from the exons atgtcaaccACGACTGGCGGTGGGGAGTTTGGCAACCCTCTACGAAAATTCAAGCTCGTCTTTCTGGGCGAACAGAGTG ttgGAAAGACCTCACTCATCACAAGGTTTATGTATGACAGTTTCGACAATACTTATCAG GCAACAATTGGcattgactttttgtcaaaaacCATGTACCTAGAAGACCGCACG ATTCGGCTGCAGCTTTGGGATACAGCCGGACAGGAACGCTTCCGCAGCCTCATCCCCAGTTACATCCGCgactcagcagctgctgtggtgGTTTATGATATAGCCA ATCTTAATTCATTCCAGCAAACCTCAAAGTGGATTGATGATGTtagaacagagagaggaagtgatgtcattATCATGCTTGTTGGGAACAAAACAGACTTGGCGGATAAAAG ACAGATCACCACGGAGGAGGGCGAGCAGAGAGCTAAGGAACTGAATGTCATGTTCATTGAAACCAGCGCAAAGACTGGCTACAATGTCAAACAG CTGTTCCGTCGTGTCGCAGCTGCATTGCCGGGGATGGATAGCACACCagagaaaagcaaagaggaca TGATCGACATCAAACTGGAGAAACAGCCAGAAATGACTGTCACCGAGAGCAGCTGCTCGTGCTAG
- the rab41 gene encoding ras-related protein Rab-41 isoform X3: MSTTTGGGEFGNPLRKFKLVFLGEQSVGKTSLITRFMYDSFDNTYQATIGIDFLSKTMYLEDRTIRLQLWDTAGQERFRSLIPSYIRDSAAAVVVYDIANLNSFQQTSKWIDDVRTERGSDVIIMLVGNKTDLADKRQVSVEAAERKARELNVMYIETSAKAGYNVKQLFRRVAAALPGMDSTPEKSKEDMIDIKLEKQPEMTVTESSCSC; encoded by the exons atgtcaaccACGACTGGCGGTGGGGAGTTTGGCAACCCTCTACGAAAATTCAAGCTCGTCTTTCTGGGCGAACAGAGTG ttgGAAAGACCTCACTCATCACAAGGTTTATGTATGACAGTTTCGACAATACTTATCAG GCAACAATTGGcattgactttttgtcaaaaacCATGTACCTAGAAGACCGCACG ATTCGGCTGCAGCTTTGGGATACAGCCGGACAGGAACGCTTCCGCAGCCTCATCCCCAGTTACATCCGCgactcagcagctgctgtggtgGTTTATGATATAGCCA ATCTTAATTCATTCCAGCAAACCTCAAAGTGGATTGATGATGTtagaacagagagaggaagtgatgtcattATCATGCTTGTTGGGAACAAAACAGACTTGGCGGATAAAAG GCAAGTTTCTGTTGAGGCGGCAGAGAGGAAAGCTCGTGAGCTCAATGTGATGTACATAGAGACCAGTGCCAAGGCTGGCTATAACGTCAAACAG CTGTTCCGTCGTGTCGCAGCTGCATTGCCGGGGATGGATAGCACACCagagaaaagcaaagaggaca TGATCGACATCAAACTGGAGAAACAGCCAGAAATGACTGTCACCGAGAGCAGCTGCTCGTGCTAG
- the stard14 gene encoding START domain containing 14, with the protein MSRPSILPDEKVFLDFKSQCLATDNWLNKYDNNDMQVWVERTPASKGNNVPKVHKIKCKMVIRDVSAAAMYDVLHDGQYRKKWDPTMGDSFDIARLSANADVGYYSWLCPKTIKNRDVVTLRSWQVTDDEYIIVNFSVKHPKYPPTRDLVRAISILTGYYIKSTGPNSCLFIYLSQADPKGSLPKWLVNKASQVLAPRVMKCVHKAGQNYPEWKQHNSPDLKPWLYPEQNTLPMMDPAELSLQRADSLENVDESSKLDVADSEDSS; encoded by the exons atgtcACGTCCGAGTATTTTACCCGATGAGAAGGTTTTTCTTGACTTCAAGAGTCAGTGCTTGGCAACAGACAACTGGCTGAATAAGTATGATAATAATGACATGCAAGTGTGGGTGGAACGCACTCCTGCAAGTAAAGGAAACAACGTTCCCAAGGTCCACAAGATCAAG tgtaaAATGGTCATCAGAGACGTGTCAGCCGCTGCCATGTACGACGTCCTTCACGACGGCCAGTACCGTAAGAAGTGGGACCCCACCATGGGGGACAGCTTTGACATCGCCCGTCTCTCTGCTAATGCTGATGTGGGCTACTATTCAT GGCTTTGCCCAAAGACGATCAAGAACAGGGATGTGGTGACGCTGCGTTCGTGGCAGGTGACGGACGACGAGTACATCATTGTCAACTTCTCAGTCAAGCACCCG AAATACCCTCCTACCCGGGACCTTGTCAGGGCCATTTCCATCCTCACTGGCTATTACATCAAATCCACAGGGCCAAATagctgtttatttatatacCTGTCACAAGCCGACCCCAAAG GTTCCTTGCCAAAGTGGCTAGTAAACAAAGCATCTCAAGTTCTGGCTCCTCGG GTGATGAAGTGTGTACACAAGGCGGGACAGAACTACCCAGAGTGGAAACAGCACAACTCTCCCGACCTGAAGCCCTGGCTGTACCCGGAGCAGAACACCCTGCCCATGATGGACCCCGCCGAGCTGTCCTTACAGAGGGCGGACTCGCTGGAGAACGTGGACGAGAGTTCCAAGTTGGACGTTGCGGACAGCGAGGACAGTAGTTGA
- the pdzd11 gene encoding PDZ domain-containing protein 11, translating into MDQKIPYDDYQLPVVFLPSYENPPAWIPAQERVHHPDYNNELTQFLPRTIVLKKPPGAQLGFNIRGGKASQLGIFISKVVPDSDAHRAGLQEGDQVLSVNEVDFQDIEHSKAVEILKTAREILMRVRFFPYNYQRQKERTVH; encoded by the exons ATGGATCAGAAAATTCCTTATGACGACTACCAGCTTCCAGTTGTATTCCTGCCGTCTTATGAGAACCCACCAGCATGGATACCTGCACAGGAA CGTGTTCATCACCCGGACTACAACAATGAGCTGACCCAGTTCTTACCTCGCACCATTGTATTAAAGAAACCACCAGGAGCACAGCTGGGCTTTAACATCCGAGGGGGCAAAGCGTCCCAGTTAGGAATCTTTATATCCAAG GTGGTCCCGGACTCAGATGCCCACAGAGCAGGACTACAAGAAGGAGACCAGGTTCTTTCTGTCAATGAGGTTGACTTCCAAGACATAGAGCACTCAAAG GCCGTTGAGATCTTGAAGACTGCGCGGGAAATACTGATGAGGGTTCGCTTCTTTCCTTACA ACTACCAAAGGCAGAAGGAGAGGACTGTACACTAG